One stretch of Cohnella algarum DNA includes these proteins:
- a CDS encoding sugar-binding transcriptional regulator, whose protein sequence is MQSIVHIQKKLVPDLVQVMQKRYEIMRRILVAGTIGRRTLAASLDLTERTLRSELDILREQGLLEAGAAGMSLSESGKKLLEELEPIVKELFGLSELEEAVRQKFGLRKVVVVPGDSDVSDDTKREIGRAGSRVLSQSLSPGDIVAVMGGTTMARLAAQFKVSEPLADNWFVPARGGLGESVDYQANTIASELAKRTGARYRMLHVPDHLSEEAYQSLMQEPNVREVVDMIRRARIVVHGIGDAITMARRRKLAKETVQELLKDGALAEAFGYYFDKNGAVIHRMATAGLRLDDIEAAETVIGLAGGRSKGEAIASVLKFGHDDILVTDEAAAEEALKNG, encoded by the coding sequence TTGCAAAGCATCGTCCATATTCAAAAGAAGCTCGTGCCCGACTTGGTGCAAGTCATGCAGAAGCGCTACGAAATTATGCGGCGCATTCTCGTCGCGGGCACGATCGGCCGAAGAACGCTGGCCGCAAGCCTCGACCTGACGGAGCGGACGCTTCGCTCGGAGCTCGACATCCTGCGCGAGCAAGGCCTGCTCGAAGCGGGCGCGGCGGGAATGTCGCTAAGCGAGTCCGGCAAGAAGCTGCTGGAGGAGCTGGAACCGATCGTCAAGGAGCTGTTCGGGCTGTCGGAGCTGGAAGAGGCGGTCCGCCAGAAATTCGGCTTGCGCAAGGTCGTGGTCGTTCCCGGCGATTCCGACGTTTCGGACGACACGAAGAGGGAAATCGGCCGAGCCGGTAGCAGGGTGCTCAGCCAGTCGCTTTCGCCCGGCGACATTGTCGCCGTCATGGGCGGAACGACGATGGCGCGATTGGCCGCCCAATTCAAGGTTTCGGAGCCGCTCGCGGACAACTGGTTCGTGCCGGCCCGCGGAGGACTCGGGGAAAGCGTCGACTACCAGGCGAACACGATCGCTTCGGAGCTTGCCAAGCGAACGGGAGCCCGTTACCGGATGCTCCATGTCCCCGATCATTTGAGCGAGGAAGCGTATCAGTCGCTCATGCAGGAGCCCAACGTGCGCGAAGTGGTCGATATGATCCGCAGAGCCCGCATCGTCGTTCACGGCATCGGCGACGCGATCACGATGGCCAGGCGGCGGAAGCTTGCGAAGGAGACGGTACAGGAGCTGCTCAAGGACGGAGCGCTGGCCGAAGCGTTCGGCTATTACTTCGACAAGAACGGAGCGGTCATTCATCGGATGGCGACGGCCGGACTCCGGCTGGACGACATCGAAGCCGCCGAAACGGTCATCGGCTTGGCGGGCGGCCGCAGCAAGGGCGAGGCGATCGCCTCGGTGTTAAAGTTCGGCCATGACGACATCCTCGTGACCGACGAGGCGGCGGCCGAAGAAGCGTTGAAGAACGGCTAG
- the gap gene encoding type I glyceraldehyde-3-phosphate dehydrogenase, with protein sequence MSVKIGINGFGRIGRNVFRASLNNPNVEVVAINDLTSVDTLAHLLKYDTTHGRLNATVEVGEGALVVNGKTIKVFAERDPGALPWSSVGAEIVVESTGIFTAKEKAELHLKGGAKKVIISAPATNEDITIVMGVNNDKYDPAAHTIISNASCTTNCLAPFAKVLNDQFGIVKGMMTTVHSYTNDQQVLDLPHKDLRRARAAAENIIPSTTGAAKAVSLVLPELKGKLNGMSMRVPTKNVSVTDLVAELKVSVTVEEVNAALKAAAEGPLKGILNYSEEPLVSSDYNGDPASSTIDALSTMVIEGNMVKVVSWYDNEWGYSNRVVDLAAFIASKGL encoded by the coding sequence ATGAGTGTTAAAATCGGCATTAACGGTTTCGGACGGATCGGACGCAACGTATTCCGCGCATCGCTGAACAACCCGAACGTAGAAGTTGTCGCGATCAATGACCTGACGAGCGTTGACACGCTGGCTCACTTGTTGAAATATGACACGACGCACGGCAGACTGAACGCTACGGTAGAAGTAGGCGAAGGCGCGCTGGTCGTCAACGGCAAAACGATCAAAGTATTCGCGGAACGCGATCCGGGCGCGCTGCCTTGGTCTTCCGTAGGCGCTGAAATCGTCGTCGAATCGACGGGGATTTTCACCGCGAAAGAGAAAGCCGAGCTTCACCTGAAAGGCGGAGCCAAGAAAGTCATCATCTCCGCGCCGGCAACGAACGAAGACATCACGATCGTCATGGGCGTCAACAACGACAAGTACGATCCGGCCGCTCACACGATCATCTCCAACGCATCCTGCACGACGAACTGCCTGGCTCCTTTCGCCAAAGTTCTGAACGACCAATTCGGCATCGTCAAAGGCATGATGACGACCGTTCACTCCTACACGAACGACCAGCAAGTGCTTGACCTGCCGCACAAAGACCTGCGCCGCGCCCGCGCTGCCGCAGAAAACATCATTCCGTCCACGACGGGCGCCGCGAAAGCCGTTTCCCTCGTTCTGCCGGAACTGAAAGGCAAGCTGAACGGCATGTCGATGCGCGTACCGACCAAGAACGTTTCCGTTACCGACCTCGTGGCCGAACTGAAAGTGAGCGTCACGGTCGAAGAAGTCAACGCAGCCCTGAAAGCCGCTGCCGAAGGCCCGCTAAAAGGCATCCTGAACTACTCCGAAGAGCCGCTCGTTTCGAGCGACTACAACGGCGATCCGGCTTCGTCCACGATCGACGCCCTGTCCACGATGGTCATCGAGGGCAACATGGTCAAAGTCGTTTCCTGGTACGACAACGAGTGGGGCTATTCCAACCGCGTCGTCGACCTGGCCGCTTTCATCGCAAGCAAAGGCCTGTAA